A genomic window from Phoenix dactylifera cultivar Barhee BC4 chromosome 7, palm_55x_up_171113_PBpolish2nd_filt_p, whole genome shotgun sequence includes:
- the LOC103702316 gene encoding uncharacterized protein LOC103702316, which translates to MDNSMMNSGLLSGSSAGILDLDPSVHHRRQPHHPLPHLQPMPTAGIDPGHPMPLFDPTPSLDPPPRGKGIYPSANSENDDQLPAAAASAEGNGHGQQSLASAGAGQGKKGSPWQRMKWTDEVVRLLIRIVAFVGDDCAYEAVDGTAGAAKRKHGAAFQKKGKWKMVSLLMQENGAYVSPQQCEDKFNDMNKRYKRLHDILGPGASCNVVHDPASLESMPISQKAKNDVKKILSSKHLFYQEMCAYHTGQRIPNCPDINLQSSLLSHAAPSKDGNQCVDGEEEEEDEEEEEEDDDDSGGNEEEGSEEVGRGRFEGFLAEIDAVLQDPTRPPLERREWLKMRALQLEEERLDIETEALAIERQRFKWQRFSSKKDREIERSRLENERLMLENEQLMIQVRKEELELDFRRSGDPLESAGFRMEEERGREQMEPGRVH; encoded by the coding sequence ATGGATAATTCTATGATGAATAGTGGCCTTCTCTCTGGATCATCCGCCGGGATTCTGGACCTCGACCCCTCCGTCCACCACCGCCGCCAACCCCACCACCCCCTTCCTCACCTCCAACCAATGCCCACCGCTGGCATCGATCCCGGCCACCCGATGCCCCTCTTCGACCCTACTCCCTCCCTCGATCCCCCGCCTCGCGGGAAGGGCATCTACCCCTCCGCCAACAGCGAGAATGACGACCAACTCCCCGCTGCCGCCGCCTCGGCCGAGGGGAACGGCCACGGCCAGCAGTCACTGGCCTCTGCCGGCGCCGGCCAGGGCAAAAAGGGCTCGCCTTGGCAGCGTATGAAGTGGACCGACGAGGTGGTCCGGCTGTTGATCCGGATCGTGGCCTTCGTCGGGGATGACTGCGCTTATGAGGCTGTAGACGGGACGGCAGGTGCTGCGAAGAGGAAGCACGGGGCCGCCTTCCAGAAGAAAGGAAAATGGAAGATGGTATCACTCCTGATGCAAGAGAATGGCGCCTATGTTTCGCCCCAGCAGTGCGAGGATAAGTTCAATGACATGAACAAAAGATATAAGAGGTTGCACGATATCCTTGGTCCTGGGGCCTCCTGCAATGTCGTCCATGATCCTGCAAGCTTGGAGTCCATGCCCATTTCCCAAAAAGCAAAGAATGATGTCAAAAAGATCTTAAGCTCGAAACATCTTTTTTACCAGGAGATGTGCGCGTACCACACTGGCCAGAGAATACCCAATTGTCCTGATATCAATTTGCAGAGCTCTTTGCTATCACATGCCGCACCATCGAAGGATGGCAATCAGTGTGttgatggggaggaggaggaggaggatgaggaggaggaggaggaggatgacgaCGACAGTGGTGGGAACGAAGAAGAAGGGAGCGAAGAGGTCGGAAGGGGGCGCTTTGAGGGGTTCCTTGCTGAGATAGATGCAGTCCTTCAAGACCCGACAAGGCCGCCGTTGGAGCGGCGAGAGTGGTTAAAGATGCGGGCATTGCAGCTCGAGGAGGAGAGATTGGACATCGAGACCGAAGCTCTCGCGATAGAGAGGCAGAGGTTCAAGTGGCAGCGGTTCAGCAGCAAGAAGGATAGGGAGATCGAGAGGTCAAGGTTGGAGAATGAAAGACTGATGCTTGAGAATGAACAGTTGATGATTCAGGTGAGGAAGGAGGAGTTGGAGCTGGATTTCAGGAGATCAGGAGACCCATTAGAGTCTGCTGGTTTTCGGATGGAGGAAGAGCGAGGACGAGAGCAGATGGAGCCCGGAAGGGTCCACTAA
- the LOC103702315 gene encoding outer envelope protein 80, chloroplastic-like isoform X2, whose translation MSRNEDVRFVSSAIKIPRSSRAHPVPLLSTLPFARHNLSFHLDRARDAIQGFLAALPRRWSPRFLCSSSLAVVRQEAETNHRRHGKEDEERVLISEVLIRNKDGEALERADLEAAAADALKSCRPNSALTVREVQEDVHRIIESGYFFSCMPVAVDTRDGIRLVFEVEPNQEFQGLICEGANVLPVNFLEDAFRDGYGKIINIRHLDQVIKSINGWYYKHGLSGLVGPALTCFCSCFAAIFLLVSYAEILSGGILRLQVTEAEVNNTIIQFLDRRTGEPTIGKTRPETIFQQLTTKKGQVYNRLQGKRDVETILTMGIMEDVTIIPQPTGDPCRVDLVMNLVERPNGGFSAGGGISSGITNGPLAGLIGSFAYLHRNVFGRNQKLNLSLERGQIDSIFRINYTDPWIEGDNKRTSRTIMIQNSRTSGALVHGNNQSDHGGLTIARVTAGIEFSRPFRPKWSGTLGLIFQHTGARDDKGNPIIRDIYNSPLTASGNAYDDMLIAKFESVYTDSSDHSSSTFAFNMEQGLPVLSEWLCFNRVSARARQGYKIGPARLLLSVSGGHVVGNFPPHEAFAIGGTNSVRGYEEGAVGSGRSYVVGSGEISFHMFGPLEGVLFADYGNDLGSGPTVHGDPAGARGKPGNGCGFGAGIRVDSPLGPLRLEYAFNDKLASRFHFGVGYRN comes from the exons ATGTCGAGAAACGAAGACGTCCGATTCGTCTCTTCGGCCATTAAAATCCCTCGCTCCTCCCGTGCCCACCCCGTTCCCCTCCTATCAACCCTGCCCTTCGCTCGCCACAACCTTTCCTTCCATCTCGACCGAGCTAGAGACGCGATCCAGGGCTTCTTGGCAGCGCTTCCGAGACGGTGGAGTCCCCGCTTTCTCTGCTCGTCCTCTCTTGCTGTGGTGCGGCAGGAGGCGGAGACGAACCATCGGCGGCACGGGAAGGAGGACGAGGAGCGGGTCCTGATAAGCGAGGTGCTGATTCGGAACAAGGATGGGGAAGCGCTGGAGCGGGCGGACTTGGAGGCGGCCGCCGCCGACGCCCTGAAGTCGTGCCGGCCCAACTCGGCGCTCACGGTGCGGGAGGTGCAGGAGGACGTGCACCGGATCATCGAGAGCGGGTACTTTTTCTCGTGTATGCCCGTTGCCGTCGACACCCGGGATGGGATCCGGCTGGTCTTTGAG GTGGAACCTAATCAGGAGTTCCAAGGATTGATTTGTGAGGGTGCAAACGTTCTTCCTGTAAACTTTTTGGAGGATGCATTTCGTGATGGGTATG GAAAAATAATCAATATACGGCATCTGGATCAAGTGATTAAATCCATCAATGGCTGGTACTACAAACATGGGCTGTCTGGTTTGGTTGGTCCTGCACTTACTTGCTTTTGTAGCTGTTTTGCAGCCATTTTTTTACTT GTTTCATATGCTGAGATTCTTTCTGGAGGAATCCTTAGGTTACAAGTCACTGAAGCTGAAGTCAATAATACCATCATTCAGTTTCTTGATAGAAGGAC TGGTGAACCAACTATAGGGAAGACAAGGCCAGAGACTATATTTCAACAACTGACAACAAAAAAAGGACAG GTGTACAATAGACTACAAGGAAAAAGAGATGTTGAGACAATATTAACAATGGGAATTATGGAAGATGTTACAATTATTCCTCAGCCTACTGGAG ATCCCTGCAGGGTTGATCTAGTGATGAATCTTGTTGAGCGTCCTAATGGTGGTTTCTCTGCAGGTGGTGGAATTTCAAGCGG GATAACAAATGGCCCTCTCGCAGGACTGATTGGAAG CTTTGCGTATTTGCATAGGAATGTTTTTGGTAGGAACCAAAAACTCAACCTTTCATTGGAAAGGGGGCAAATCGACTCAATATTTCGCATAAATTATACCGACCCATGGATTGAAGGAGACAATAAGAGGACATCTAGAACAATCATGATTCAG AACTCTAGGACTTCAGGAGCACTTGTTCATGGGAATAACCAATCTGATCATGGTGGCCTAACAATTGCACGAGTTACTGCTGGAATTGAATTCAGTCGACCTTTCAGGCCCAAGTGGAGTGGAACACTTGGGCTTATTTTTCAG CATACTGGTGCTCGTGATGATAAAGGCAATCCCATAATCAGAGATATCTACAACAGTCCATTAACTGCAAG TGGCAATGCTTATGATGACATGCTAATTGCAAAGTTTGAAAGTGTTTATACAGATTCTAGTGATCATAGCTCCTCAACA TTTGCATTCAACATGGAACAAGGACTCCCTGTTCTATCTGAGTGGTTATGTTTCAATCGAGTGAGTGCTCGTGCTAGGCAAGGATATAAAATTGGGCCTGCTCGACTTCTTTTAAG TGTATCTGGAGGCCATGTTGTTGGAAATTTTCCGCCTCATGAAGCATTTGCGATTGGTGGGACAAACAGTGTCAGGGGTTATGAAGAAGGTGCTGTGGGTTCTGGTCGCTCTTATGTGGTCGGTAGCGGAGAAATCTCTTTTCACATG TTTGGGCCACTAGAAGGTGTGCTGTTTGCGGACTATGGAAATGATCTTGGTTCAGGCCCTACAGTGCATG GTGATCCGGCTGGAGCAAGGGGAAAGCCTGGGAACGGTTGTGGCTTTGGGGCCGGCATTCGTGTGGATTCACCCCTCGGGCCCCTGCGCCTAGAATATGCATTCAATGATAAACTAGCAAGCAGATTCCACTTTGGAGTTGGCTATCGCAACTAA
- the LOC103702315 gene encoding outer envelope protein 80, chloroplastic-like isoform X3, producing MSRNEDVRFVSSAIKIPRSSRAHPVPLLSTLPFARHNLSFHLDRARDAIQGFLAALPRRWSPRFLCSSSLAVVRQEAETNHRRHGKEDEERVLISEVLIRNKDGEALERADLEAAAADALKSCRPNSALTVREVQEDVHRIIESGYFFSCMPVAVDTRDGIRLVFEVEPNQEFQGLICEGANVLPVNFLEDAFRDGYAGKIINIRHLDQVIKSINGWYYKHGLSGLVSYAEILSGGILRLQVTEAEVNNTIIQFLDRRTGEPTIGKTRPETIFQQLTTKKGQVYNRLQGKRDVETILTMGIMEDVTIIPQPTGDPCRVDLVMNLVERPNGGFSAGGGISSGITNGPLAGLIGSFAYLHRNVFGRNQKLNLSLERGQIDSIFRINYTDPWIEGDNKRTSRTIMIQNSRTSGALVHGNNQSDHGGLTIARVTAGIEFSRPFRPKWSGTLGLIFQHTGARDDKGNPIIRDIYNSPLTASGNAYDDMLIAKFESVYTDSSDHSSSTFAFNMEQGLPVLSEWLCFNRVSARARQGYKIGPARLLLSVSGGHVVGNFPPHEAFAIGGTNSVRGYEEGAVGSGRSYVVGSGEISFHMFGPLEGVLFADYGNDLGSGPTVHGDPAGARGKPGNGCGFGAGIRVDSPLGPLRLEYAFNDKLASRFHFGVGYRN from the exons ATGTCGAGAAACGAAGACGTCCGATTCGTCTCTTCGGCCATTAAAATCCCTCGCTCCTCCCGTGCCCACCCCGTTCCCCTCCTATCAACCCTGCCCTTCGCTCGCCACAACCTTTCCTTCCATCTCGACCGAGCTAGAGACGCGATCCAGGGCTTCTTGGCAGCGCTTCCGAGACGGTGGAGTCCCCGCTTTCTCTGCTCGTCCTCTCTTGCTGTGGTGCGGCAGGAGGCGGAGACGAACCATCGGCGGCACGGGAAGGAGGACGAGGAGCGGGTCCTGATAAGCGAGGTGCTGATTCGGAACAAGGATGGGGAAGCGCTGGAGCGGGCGGACTTGGAGGCGGCCGCCGCCGACGCCCTGAAGTCGTGCCGGCCCAACTCGGCGCTCACGGTGCGGGAGGTGCAGGAGGACGTGCACCGGATCATCGAGAGCGGGTACTTTTTCTCGTGTATGCCCGTTGCCGTCGACACCCGGGATGGGATCCGGCTGGTCTTTGAG GTGGAACCTAATCAGGAGTTCCAAGGATTGATTTGTGAGGGTGCAAACGTTCTTCCTGTAAACTTTTTGGAGGATGCATTTCGTGATGG TTATGCAGGAAAAATAATCAATATACGGCATCTGGATCAAGTGATTAAATCCATCAATGGCTGGTACTACAAACATGGGCTGTCTGGTTTG GTTTCATATGCTGAGATTCTTTCTGGAGGAATCCTTAGGTTACAAGTCACTGAAGCTGAAGTCAATAATACCATCATTCAGTTTCTTGATAGAAGGAC TGGTGAACCAACTATAGGGAAGACAAGGCCAGAGACTATATTTCAACAACTGACAACAAAAAAAGGACAG GTGTACAATAGACTACAAGGAAAAAGAGATGTTGAGACAATATTAACAATGGGAATTATGGAAGATGTTACAATTATTCCTCAGCCTACTGGAG ATCCCTGCAGGGTTGATCTAGTGATGAATCTTGTTGAGCGTCCTAATGGTGGTTTCTCTGCAGGTGGTGGAATTTCAAGCGG GATAACAAATGGCCCTCTCGCAGGACTGATTGGAAG CTTTGCGTATTTGCATAGGAATGTTTTTGGTAGGAACCAAAAACTCAACCTTTCATTGGAAAGGGGGCAAATCGACTCAATATTTCGCATAAATTATACCGACCCATGGATTGAAGGAGACAATAAGAGGACATCTAGAACAATCATGATTCAG AACTCTAGGACTTCAGGAGCACTTGTTCATGGGAATAACCAATCTGATCATGGTGGCCTAACAATTGCACGAGTTACTGCTGGAATTGAATTCAGTCGACCTTTCAGGCCCAAGTGGAGTGGAACACTTGGGCTTATTTTTCAG CATACTGGTGCTCGTGATGATAAAGGCAATCCCATAATCAGAGATATCTACAACAGTCCATTAACTGCAAG TGGCAATGCTTATGATGACATGCTAATTGCAAAGTTTGAAAGTGTTTATACAGATTCTAGTGATCATAGCTCCTCAACA TTTGCATTCAACATGGAACAAGGACTCCCTGTTCTATCTGAGTGGTTATGTTTCAATCGAGTGAGTGCTCGTGCTAGGCAAGGATATAAAATTGGGCCTGCTCGACTTCTTTTAAG TGTATCTGGAGGCCATGTTGTTGGAAATTTTCCGCCTCATGAAGCATTTGCGATTGGTGGGACAAACAGTGTCAGGGGTTATGAAGAAGGTGCTGTGGGTTCTGGTCGCTCTTATGTGGTCGGTAGCGGAGAAATCTCTTTTCACATG TTTGGGCCACTAGAAGGTGTGCTGTTTGCGGACTATGGAAATGATCTTGGTTCAGGCCCTACAGTGCATG GTGATCCGGCTGGAGCAAGGGGAAAGCCTGGGAACGGTTGTGGCTTTGGGGCCGGCATTCGTGTGGATTCACCCCTCGGGCCCCTGCGCCTAGAATATGCATTCAATGATAAACTAGCAAGCAGATTCCACTTTGGAGTTGGCTATCGCAACTAA
- the LOC103702315 gene encoding outer envelope protein 80, chloroplastic-like isoform X4 yields MSRNEDVRFVSSAIKIPRSSRAHPVPLLSTLPFARHNLSFHLDRARDAIQGFLAALPRRWSPRFLCSSSLAVVRQEAETNHRRHGKEDEERVLISEVLIRNKDGEALERADLEAAAADALKSCRPNSALTVREVQEDVHRIIESGYFFSCMPVAVDTRDGIRLVFEVEPNQEFQGLICEGANVLPVNFLEDAFRDGYGKIINIRHLDQVIKSINGWYYKHGLSGLVSYAEILSGGILRLQVTEAEVNNTIIQFLDRRTGEPTIGKTRPETIFQQLTTKKGQVYNRLQGKRDVETILTMGIMEDVTIIPQPTGDPCRVDLVMNLVERPNGGFSAGGGISSGITNGPLAGLIGSFAYLHRNVFGRNQKLNLSLERGQIDSIFRINYTDPWIEGDNKRTSRTIMIQNSRTSGALVHGNNQSDHGGLTIARVTAGIEFSRPFRPKWSGTLGLIFQHTGARDDKGNPIIRDIYNSPLTASGNAYDDMLIAKFESVYTDSSDHSSSTFAFNMEQGLPVLSEWLCFNRVSARARQGYKIGPARLLLSVSGGHVVGNFPPHEAFAIGGTNSVRGYEEGAVGSGRSYVVGSGEISFHMFGPLEGVLFADYGNDLGSGPTVHGDPAGARGKPGNGCGFGAGIRVDSPLGPLRLEYAFNDKLASRFHFGVGYRN; encoded by the exons ATGTCGAGAAACGAAGACGTCCGATTCGTCTCTTCGGCCATTAAAATCCCTCGCTCCTCCCGTGCCCACCCCGTTCCCCTCCTATCAACCCTGCCCTTCGCTCGCCACAACCTTTCCTTCCATCTCGACCGAGCTAGAGACGCGATCCAGGGCTTCTTGGCAGCGCTTCCGAGACGGTGGAGTCCCCGCTTTCTCTGCTCGTCCTCTCTTGCTGTGGTGCGGCAGGAGGCGGAGACGAACCATCGGCGGCACGGGAAGGAGGACGAGGAGCGGGTCCTGATAAGCGAGGTGCTGATTCGGAACAAGGATGGGGAAGCGCTGGAGCGGGCGGACTTGGAGGCGGCCGCCGCCGACGCCCTGAAGTCGTGCCGGCCCAACTCGGCGCTCACGGTGCGGGAGGTGCAGGAGGACGTGCACCGGATCATCGAGAGCGGGTACTTTTTCTCGTGTATGCCCGTTGCCGTCGACACCCGGGATGGGATCCGGCTGGTCTTTGAG GTGGAACCTAATCAGGAGTTCCAAGGATTGATTTGTGAGGGTGCAAACGTTCTTCCTGTAAACTTTTTGGAGGATGCATTTCGTGATGGGTATG GAAAAATAATCAATATACGGCATCTGGATCAAGTGATTAAATCCATCAATGGCTGGTACTACAAACATGGGCTGTCTGGTTTG GTTTCATATGCTGAGATTCTTTCTGGAGGAATCCTTAGGTTACAAGTCACTGAAGCTGAAGTCAATAATACCATCATTCAGTTTCTTGATAGAAGGAC TGGTGAACCAACTATAGGGAAGACAAGGCCAGAGACTATATTTCAACAACTGACAACAAAAAAAGGACAG GTGTACAATAGACTACAAGGAAAAAGAGATGTTGAGACAATATTAACAATGGGAATTATGGAAGATGTTACAATTATTCCTCAGCCTACTGGAG ATCCCTGCAGGGTTGATCTAGTGATGAATCTTGTTGAGCGTCCTAATGGTGGTTTCTCTGCAGGTGGTGGAATTTCAAGCGG GATAACAAATGGCCCTCTCGCAGGACTGATTGGAAG CTTTGCGTATTTGCATAGGAATGTTTTTGGTAGGAACCAAAAACTCAACCTTTCATTGGAAAGGGGGCAAATCGACTCAATATTTCGCATAAATTATACCGACCCATGGATTGAAGGAGACAATAAGAGGACATCTAGAACAATCATGATTCAG AACTCTAGGACTTCAGGAGCACTTGTTCATGGGAATAACCAATCTGATCATGGTGGCCTAACAATTGCACGAGTTACTGCTGGAATTGAATTCAGTCGACCTTTCAGGCCCAAGTGGAGTGGAACACTTGGGCTTATTTTTCAG CATACTGGTGCTCGTGATGATAAAGGCAATCCCATAATCAGAGATATCTACAACAGTCCATTAACTGCAAG TGGCAATGCTTATGATGACATGCTAATTGCAAAGTTTGAAAGTGTTTATACAGATTCTAGTGATCATAGCTCCTCAACA TTTGCATTCAACATGGAACAAGGACTCCCTGTTCTATCTGAGTGGTTATGTTTCAATCGAGTGAGTGCTCGTGCTAGGCAAGGATATAAAATTGGGCCTGCTCGACTTCTTTTAAG TGTATCTGGAGGCCATGTTGTTGGAAATTTTCCGCCTCATGAAGCATTTGCGATTGGTGGGACAAACAGTGTCAGGGGTTATGAAGAAGGTGCTGTGGGTTCTGGTCGCTCTTATGTGGTCGGTAGCGGAGAAATCTCTTTTCACATG TTTGGGCCACTAGAAGGTGTGCTGTTTGCGGACTATGGAAATGATCTTGGTTCAGGCCCTACAGTGCATG GTGATCCGGCTGGAGCAAGGGGAAAGCCTGGGAACGGTTGTGGCTTTGGGGCCGGCATTCGTGTGGATTCACCCCTCGGGCCCCTGCGCCTAGAATATGCATTCAATGATAAACTAGCAAGCAGATTCCACTTTGGAGTTGGCTATCGCAACTAA
- the LOC103702315 gene encoding outer envelope protein 80, chloroplastic-like isoform X1: MSRNEDVRFVSSAIKIPRSSRAHPVPLLSTLPFARHNLSFHLDRARDAIQGFLAALPRRWSPRFLCSSSLAVVRQEAETNHRRHGKEDEERVLISEVLIRNKDGEALERADLEAAAADALKSCRPNSALTVREVQEDVHRIIESGYFFSCMPVAVDTRDGIRLVFEVEPNQEFQGLICEGANVLPVNFLEDAFRDGYAGKIINIRHLDQVIKSINGWYYKHGLSGLVGPALTCFCSCFAAIFLLVSYAEILSGGILRLQVTEAEVNNTIIQFLDRRTGEPTIGKTRPETIFQQLTTKKGQVYNRLQGKRDVETILTMGIMEDVTIIPQPTGDPCRVDLVMNLVERPNGGFSAGGGISSGITNGPLAGLIGSFAYLHRNVFGRNQKLNLSLERGQIDSIFRINYTDPWIEGDNKRTSRTIMIQNSRTSGALVHGNNQSDHGGLTIARVTAGIEFSRPFRPKWSGTLGLIFQHTGARDDKGNPIIRDIYNSPLTASGNAYDDMLIAKFESVYTDSSDHSSSTFAFNMEQGLPVLSEWLCFNRVSARARQGYKIGPARLLLSVSGGHVVGNFPPHEAFAIGGTNSVRGYEEGAVGSGRSYVVGSGEISFHMFGPLEGVLFADYGNDLGSGPTVHGDPAGARGKPGNGCGFGAGIRVDSPLGPLRLEYAFNDKLASRFHFGVGYRN, translated from the exons ATGTCGAGAAACGAAGACGTCCGATTCGTCTCTTCGGCCATTAAAATCCCTCGCTCCTCCCGTGCCCACCCCGTTCCCCTCCTATCAACCCTGCCCTTCGCTCGCCACAACCTTTCCTTCCATCTCGACCGAGCTAGAGACGCGATCCAGGGCTTCTTGGCAGCGCTTCCGAGACGGTGGAGTCCCCGCTTTCTCTGCTCGTCCTCTCTTGCTGTGGTGCGGCAGGAGGCGGAGACGAACCATCGGCGGCACGGGAAGGAGGACGAGGAGCGGGTCCTGATAAGCGAGGTGCTGATTCGGAACAAGGATGGGGAAGCGCTGGAGCGGGCGGACTTGGAGGCGGCCGCCGCCGACGCCCTGAAGTCGTGCCGGCCCAACTCGGCGCTCACGGTGCGGGAGGTGCAGGAGGACGTGCACCGGATCATCGAGAGCGGGTACTTTTTCTCGTGTATGCCCGTTGCCGTCGACACCCGGGATGGGATCCGGCTGGTCTTTGAG GTGGAACCTAATCAGGAGTTCCAAGGATTGATTTGTGAGGGTGCAAACGTTCTTCCTGTAAACTTTTTGGAGGATGCATTTCGTGATGG TTATGCAGGAAAAATAATCAATATACGGCATCTGGATCAAGTGATTAAATCCATCAATGGCTGGTACTACAAACATGGGCTGTCTGGTTTGGTTGGTCCTGCACTTACTTGCTTTTGTAGCTGTTTTGCAGCCATTTTTTTACTT GTTTCATATGCTGAGATTCTTTCTGGAGGAATCCTTAGGTTACAAGTCACTGAAGCTGAAGTCAATAATACCATCATTCAGTTTCTTGATAGAAGGAC TGGTGAACCAACTATAGGGAAGACAAGGCCAGAGACTATATTTCAACAACTGACAACAAAAAAAGGACAG GTGTACAATAGACTACAAGGAAAAAGAGATGTTGAGACAATATTAACAATGGGAATTATGGAAGATGTTACAATTATTCCTCAGCCTACTGGAG ATCCCTGCAGGGTTGATCTAGTGATGAATCTTGTTGAGCGTCCTAATGGTGGTTTCTCTGCAGGTGGTGGAATTTCAAGCGG GATAACAAATGGCCCTCTCGCAGGACTGATTGGAAG CTTTGCGTATTTGCATAGGAATGTTTTTGGTAGGAACCAAAAACTCAACCTTTCATTGGAAAGGGGGCAAATCGACTCAATATTTCGCATAAATTATACCGACCCATGGATTGAAGGAGACAATAAGAGGACATCTAGAACAATCATGATTCAG AACTCTAGGACTTCAGGAGCACTTGTTCATGGGAATAACCAATCTGATCATGGTGGCCTAACAATTGCACGAGTTACTGCTGGAATTGAATTCAGTCGACCTTTCAGGCCCAAGTGGAGTGGAACACTTGGGCTTATTTTTCAG CATACTGGTGCTCGTGATGATAAAGGCAATCCCATAATCAGAGATATCTACAACAGTCCATTAACTGCAAG TGGCAATGCTTATGATGACATGCTAATTGCAAAGTTTGAAAGTGTTTATACAGATTCTAGTGATCATAGCTCCTCAACA TTTGCATTCAACATGGAACAAGGACTCCCTGTTCTATCTGAGTGGTTATGTTTCAATCGAGTGAGTGCTCGTGCTAGGCAAGGATATAAAATTGGGCCTGCTCGACTTCTTTTAAG TGTATCTGGAGGCCATGTTGTTGGAAATTTTCCGCCTCATGAAGCATTTGCGATTGGTGGGACAAACAGTGTCAGGGGTTATGAAGAAGGTGCTGTGGGTTCTGGTCGCTCTTATGTGGTCGGTAGCGGAGAAATCTCTTTTCACATG TTTGGGCCACTAGAAGGTGTGCTGTTTGCGGACTATGGAAATGATCTTGGTTCAGGCCCTACAGTGCATG GTGATCCGGCTGGAGCAAGGGGAAAGCCTGGGAACGGTTGTGGCTTTGGGGCCGGCATTCGTGTGGATTCACCCCTCGGGCCCCTGCGCCTAGAATATGCATTCAATGATAAACTAGCAAGCAGATTCCACTTTGGAGTTGGCTATCGCAACTAA